One part of the Tenacibaculum sp. 190130A14a genome encodes these proteins:
- a CDS encoding GNAT family N-acetyltransferase: MTTSDFIIREIEQKDNLQLAKLIREVLVELGVPKVGTAYEDKATDEMFETYQKEKAGYFVIEHQGTIVGGAGYSQLDNYEGNVCEFQKMYFSPTIRGKGLGSKLIDFCLEKAKKDGFDQCYLETMPYMEAARALYKKNGFVNLDKPMGNTGHYSCNVWMLKELQ; the protein is encoded by the coding sequence ATGACAACATCCGACTTTATAATCAGAGAAATAGAACAAAAAGATAATTTACAGCTTGCCAAGCTTATTCGTGAAGTTTTAGTTGAATTGGGAGTCCCTAAAGTAGGAACTGCCTATGAAGACAAAGCAACTGATGAAATGTTTGAAACCTATCAAAAAGAAAAAGCTGGTTACTTTGTTATTGAACATCAAGGTACAATTGTAGGAGGAGCTGGATATTCTCAATTGGATAATTACGAAGGGAACGTATGCGAATTTCAAAAAATGTACTTCTCTCCTACCATTAGAGGAAAGGGCTTGGGAAGTAAATTAATTGATTTTTGTTTAGAAAAAGCAAAGAAAGATGGATTTGATCAATGCTATTTAGAAACCATGCCTTATATGGAAGCAGCAAGAGCTTTATATAAGAAAAACGGCTTTGTAAACCTTGACAAACCTATGGGAAATACCGGACATTATTCTTGTAATGTATGGATGTTGAAAGAGCTACAATAA
- a CDS encoding LEA type 2 family protein produces MKKLLYFFTAVFLWNCSVKQKPVFIKVDDVKLLSIVSDTIKLSANAFFENPNDIGGKISTDFIKVIVNGAELARVSSEEFKVPARKEFAIPLQVVIPTKEVFQNNKNGILGGLLNSLINQSIKVQFKGDLRYKVLGFSHVYPVDKTEDIKIKF; encoded by the coding sequence ATGAAGAAGTTATTGTATTTTTTTACGGCAGTGTTTTTATGGAATTGTTCTGTAAAACAAAAGCCTGTTTTTATAAAGGTAGATGATGTAAAGTTATTGTCTATCGTTTCTGATACTATTAAGCTATCGGCCAATGCTTTTTTCGAAAATCCAAATGACATTGGAGGTAAAATTTCAACAGATTTTATAAAAGTAATTGTAAATGGTGCAGAATTAGCGAGAGTTTCTTCGGAAGAATTTAAAGTGCCAGCCAGAAAAGAATTTGCAATTCCGTTGCAAGTAGTGATTCCAACTAAGGAAGTATTTCAGAATAATAAAAATGGGATCTTAGGTGGTTTGCTAAATTCCTTGATAAATCAAAGTATAAAAGTTCAGTTTAAAGGAGATTTGCGCTACAAAGTACTCGGATTTTCGCATGTATATCCTGTAGACAAAACAGAAGATATTAAAATTAAATTCTAG
- the ribD gene encoding bifunctional diaminohydroxyphosphoribosylaminopyrimidine deaminase/5-amino-6-(5-phosphoribosylamino)uracil reductase RibD has protein sequence MKHEKYIQRCLELAKKGIGTTRPNPSVGAVIVHNDVIIGEGYTNPYGGPHAEVNAISSVKNESLLKEATIYVTLEPCSHFGKTPPCADLIVEKQLKRVVIGCVDTNSLVAGKGIERLKKAGCEVIVGVLEEKCFEHHKRFFTVQNKKRPYIILKWAETKDGYVAPLEKEAQKPVWISNEYSQQLVHKWRAEEHAILVGTNTVIADNPSLTVRSWSGLNPIRVVIDKSLRIPNTATVLDGKVKTIVLTEKSKEDSEGICYEQIDFEKEIVQQIIEMLQKHKIQSVIIEGGAQTLQSFINANLWDEARVFVGNSKFKNGVKAPLLNVGATSEEKIDKDILKIYRND, from the coding sequence TTGAAGCACGAAAAATACATACAACGTTGTTTAGAGCTTGCTAAGAAAGGAATTGGAACTACAAGACCAAATCCTTCTGTTGGTGCAGTGATTGTTCATAATGATGTCATTATAGGTGAAGGATATACAAATCCATATGGAGGACCACATGCAGAAGTAAATGCCATAAGTTCTGTAAAAAACGAATCCTTACTTAAGGAAGCAACTATATACGTAACTCTTGAACCTTGTTCTCATTTTGGAAAAACACCTCCTTGTGCAGATTTAATTGTTGAAAAACAACTCAAAAGAGTAGTGATTGGTTGTGTAGATACCAATAGTTTAGTAGCAGGAAAAGGGATCGAGCGATTAAAGAAGGCTGGATGTGAGGTAATTGTTGGGGTTTTGGAAGAAAAATGTTTTGAGCATCATAAGCGTTTTTTTACTGTTCAAAATAAAAAGCGTCCATATATTATACTAAAATGGGCAGAAACTAAAGATGGTTATGTAGCTCCTTTAGAAAAAGAAGCACAAAAACCGGTGTGGATATCTAATGAATATTCTCAACAATTAGTACATAAATGGAGAGCAGAAGAGCATGCGATTTTAGTAGGAACAAATACGGTTATAGCAGATAATCCGTCTTTAACTGTAAGAAGTTGGTCCGGTCTTAATCCTATACGAGTAGTAATTGATAAAAGTTTAAGAATACCAAATACGGCTACTGTTTTAGATGGTAAAGTGAAGACTATTGTTCTTACAGAAAAGAGTAAAGAGGATAGTGAAGGGATTTGTTATGAGCAAATTGATTTTGAAAAGGAGATAGTACAACAAATAATTGAAATGCTTCAAAAGCATAAAATTCAATCAGTTATTATTGAAGGAGGAGCACAAACACTACAAAGTTTTATCAATGCTAATTTGTGGGATGAAGCACGCGTGTTTGTAGGAAATAGTAAGTTTAAAAACGGAGTTAAAGCGCCATTATTAAATGTAGGAGCTACTTCCGAAGAAAAGATAGATAAGGATATTTTAAAAATATATAGGAATGATTAA
- a CDS encoding HAD family phosphatase, translated as MIKNIIFDYGDVFINLDKQATYKELAKLGVTEVTDEMMQQYYQYEMGLISTDEFVGFFHDKFQISKENLIDAWNAILLDFPLRRLAFIKELATSKKYRLFLLSNTNELHISWIQNDWGMELYNEFKSCFEQFYLSHEIKMRKPNADIFEFVLNENNLEASETIFIDDTAENTAAASELGIHVWNNDPEKEDVVNLLSRKEFVG; from the coding sequence ATGATTAAGAATATCATTTTTGATTATGGTGATGTATTCATCAATTTAGACAAACAAGCAACTTATAAAGAACTTGCAAAATTAGGAGTGACAGAAGTTACAGATGAAATGATGCAACAGTATTATCAATATGAAATGGGATTAATCTCTACTGACGAGTTTGTTGGTTTCTTTCATGATAAATTTCAAATTTCGAAAGAGAATTTGATTGATGCTTGGAATGCAATTTTGTTAGACTTTCCTTTGAGAAGACTAGCTTTTATTAAAGAATTAGCAACAAGTAAGAAATACAGACTTTTCTTGTTAAGTAATACCAATGAATTGCATATTTCATGGATTCAAAATGATTGGGGAATGGAATTATATAATGAGTTTAAAAGTTGTTTCGAGCAATTTTATTTATCTCATGAAATAAAAATGCGTAAACCTAATGCAGATATATTTGAATTTGTTTTAAATGAAAATAACTTAGAAGCTTCTGAAACTATCTTTATTGACGATACAGCTGAAAATACGGCAGCAGCTAGTGAATTAGGTATTCATGTATGGAATAATGATCCAGAAAAGGAAGATGTAGTTAATTTATTAAGTAGAAAAGAGTTTGTAGGGTGA
- a CDS encoding EamA/RhaT family transporter, whose product MFDVFKINTLQAIVVNYAIALSFGFFNSDISLSISEVPNQPWFFGAFCLGILFISVFNVMGLTAQKNGLSVASVAGKMSVVIPIIVGVIAYNEGIGIVKLLGILLALVAVYLSSAKSDTSPVKFKNLLLPLLLFVGSGCIDAGLKYVETTYVSDGAVPMFLATIFGCAFIIGCMIVLVQIFNNKIQFHWKNIVGGIVLGIPNYYSMELLIKALQTEGMESSTLFTINNVSIVVLTTVFALAFFKERLIKKNWVGIGLAIISILLVASA is encoded by the coding sequence TTGTTTGATGTATTTAAAATAAATACACTTCAAGCAATAGTGGTTAATTACGCCATTGCTTTATCCTTTGGTTTTTTCAATTCAGATATTTCACTTTCAATAAGCGAAGTACCAAATCAACCTTGGTTTTTTGGAGCATTTTGTTTAGGTATCCTGTTTATTTCTGTTTTTAATGTCATGGGGTTAACCGCTCAAAAGAACGGATTATCGGTAGCTTCTGTAGCAGGAAAAATGTCGGTGGTTATTCCAATTATTGTTGGAGTTATAGCCTATAATGAGGGTATTGGTATTGTTAAGTTGTTAGGGATTTTATTAGCACTTGTAGCCGTGTATTTATCATCTGCAAAGAGTGATACAAGTCCAGTAAAGTTTAAAAACTTATTATTACCATTGTTGTTATTTGTAGGTTCTGGTTGTATAGATGCAGGATTGAAATATGTAGAAACTACTTATGTGTCTGATGGTGCAGTGCCTATGTTTTTGGCAACTATTTTTGGTTGCGCATTTATTATAGGGTGTATGATTGTGTTAGTGCAAATTTTTAATAATAAGATTCAGTTTCATTGGAAAAATATAGTAGGAGGAATCGTTTTAGGAATTCCCAATTACTATTCAATGGAGCTTTTGATCAAAGCTTTACAAACTGAGGGAATGGAAAGCTCGACGCTTTTTACTATCAATAACGTTTCTATAGTTGTTTTAACTACGGTTTTTGCACTAGCTTTTTTTAAGGAAAGGTTAATCAAAAAGAATTGGGTAGGAATAGGATTGGCCATAATTAGTATTTTATTAGTAGCTTCGGCGTAA
- a CDS encoding YigZ family protein, with amino-acid sequence MNEIKDTYKTITKPSEETLFKDRNSKFFGYAFPVNSEEDIKERLEELRKLHHTARHHCYAWQLGTEEIRFRANDDGEPSNSAGQPIYGQIQAFDVTNVLIVSVRYFGGTKLGVGGLINAYRSSAQLALEASDIIEKTIDVHYKLKFGYDMMNKVQRIIKERSITILNQKLELDCEYTISVRKKEADPIFEVFNNLYKVEIKSI; translated from the coding sequence ATGAATGAGATTAAAGATACATACAAAACAATAACTAAACCTTCAGAAGAAACACTATTCAAAGATCGTAATAGTAAGTTTTTTGGATATGCTTTTCCTGTAAATTCTGAAGAAGATATAAAAGAACGATTAGAAGAATTACGAAAGTTACATCATACGGCAAGACATCATTGTTATGCATGGCAATTAGGTACGGAAGAAATTAGATTTAGAGCCAATGATGATGGAGAACCAAGTAATTCAGCTGGACAGCCAATCTATGGTCAAATACAAGCGTTTGATGTTACGAATGTTTTGATTGTTTCAGTTCGTTACTTTGGTGGAACGAAACTTGGAGTAGGAGGGCTGATAAATGCATATCGTAGTTCTGCGCAATTGGCTTTGGAAGCGTCTGATATTATTGAAAAAACAATTGACGTTCATTACAAGCTAAAGTTTGGTTATGATATGATGAACAAAGTACAGCGTATTATAAAAGAGCGAAGTATAACGATCTTAAATCAAAAATTAGAATTGGATTGTGAATACACAATTTCTGTTCGTAAAAAAGAAGCTGACCCAATTTTCGAGGTTTTTAACAATTTATATAAGGTTGAAATAAAATCTATTTAG
- a CDS encoding sensor histidine kinase yields MRVLKYYITTFIILLVGAFLLFLLLNDYNELEKQKVNRQLNKAHTNAIIRAKAGIEVYASLVSSFKSFTKNTREFPSEKQLQNYLSDFLKEIRFNDSLLINYIDTAHVFKYVITPQGIDPSNLKGISVKNIRDEKRIKELNDLMNSKEIKLFTPINLREGWAGFPFNFSARNNKNEVLGYVTPIINVKYLLDYFYENHNEDLYVHKFLVNGANDLTREAYYNGSPIYNKIKDKEYYKNFEVEDKAFIYSTIDLFGLKLKIGSAYKVQPVVNHTLYQISYLWYGILCILIFLALYQYLKNESLNKKLQEVNVIVVSKNDELEQNLFKIKSLIKEIHHRIRNNMQMISGVLAMQKREYDDENIINALSDSQSRIQSMSLVHEKLYGNESLKDVRIKEYISQLIEFVEETIREKELIVEKLVDIPNDLIFDAETTFNLGLIINELITNSYKYAFSRTEVNKLSLNIVKEEEVFKLIYKDSGEGLPEGFNLKASKSLGLQLIYILTDQLKGVLEYEKSPQSTFVIHFTPKV; encoded by the coding sequence TTGAGGGTTTTAAAATACTACATCACAACGTTTATAATTTTACTCGTTGGAGCATTTTTGTTGTTTCTTTTATTAAATGATTATAACGAATTAGAAAAACAAAAGGTTAACAGACAGCTAAATAAAGCTCATACAAATGCTATTATACGAGCAAAAGCAGGAATTGAAGTTTACGCTTCTTTGGTATCTTCATTTAAAAGTTTTACGAAAAATACACGAGAGTTTCCTTCTGAAAAACAATTGCAAAATTATTTGAGTGATTTTCTTAAAGAAATACGATTTAATGATTCATTATTAATCAATTATATTGATACAGCACATGTTTTTAAATACGTAATCACACCTCAAGGGATAGATCCTTCTAACCTGAAAGGTATTTCTGTTAAAAATATTAGAGATGAAAAAAGAATCAAAGAGTTGAATGATTTAATGAATTCAAAAGAAATTAAATTGTTTACTCCAATAAATTTGAGAGAAGGTTGGGCTGGATTTCCATTCAATTTTTCAGCAAGAAATAATAAAAATGAAGTTTTAGGATATGTAACTCCTATTATAAATGTAAAATATTTACTGGATTATTTTTATGAAAATCATAATGAGGATTTATATGTACATAAGTTTTTAGTCAATGGAGCAAATGATTTAACCAGAGAGGCTTATTATAACGGATCTCCAATTTACAATAAAATAAAGGATAAAGAATATTATAAGAATTTTGAAGTTGAAGATAAGGCTTTCATATATTCAACAATTGATCTTTTCGGACTGAAACTAAAAATAGGTAGTGCTTATAAAGTACAACCAGTTGTAAATCATACTCTTTATCAAATATCTTATTTATGGTATGGTATTCTATGTATATTGATTTTCTTAGCATTGTATCAATATTTAAAAAATGAATCATTGAATAAAAAGCTTCAAGAAGTAAATGTTATAGTGGTATCTAAGAATGATGAGCTAGAACAAAACCTGTTTAAAATTAAGTCTCTTATCAAAGAGATACATCATCGAATTAGAAATAATATGCAAATGATTTCTGGAGTTTTGGCAATGCAAAAAAGAGAGTATGATGATGAAAATATTATCAATGCTTTATCAGATAGTCAAAGTAGAATACAATCTATGTCACTAGTTCATGAGAAATTATATGGTAATGAATCGTTAAAGGATGTTAGAATAAAAGAATATATCAGTCAATTAATTGAGTTTGTAGAAGAGACGATTAGAGAAAAAGAATTGATTGTAGAGAAATTAGTTGATATTCCCAATGATTTAATTTTTGATGCGGAAACTACCTTTAATCTAGGGTTAATAATAAATGAGTTAATCACTAATTCATACAAATATGCCTTTAGTAGAACCGAAGTAAATAAACTCTCTTTAAATATTGTGAAAGAAGAAGAAGTATTTAAGTTGATTTATAAAGATAGTGGAGAAGGGTTACCAGAAGGTTTTAACTTAAAAGCATCTAAATCTTTAGGATTGCAATTAATTTATATTTTAACAGATCAATTAAAAGGAGTTTTAGAGTATGAAAAATCACCTCAAAGTACCTTCGTTATCCATTTTACTCCGAAAGTGTAA
- the rpsA gene encoding 30S ribosomal protein S1: protein MSEETKNTAEAVNPAEFLATFNWHKYEEGIDEVDEAKLKEFEKALEGTVGFVNERDVIEGLVTRITDRDAIIDINSKSEGVISLNEFRYNPNLAVGDTVEVLVDKREDSTGQLVLSHKKARVIKAWDRVNNAHETGEIVNGFVKCRTRGGMIVDVFGIEAFLPGSQIDVKPIRDYDQYVEKTMEFKVVKINHEFKNVVVSHKALIEADLEDQKREIIGQLEKGQVLEGVVKNVTSYGVFVDLGGVDGLIHITDLSWSRINHPNEVVELDQKLNVVILDFDDNKSRIQLGLKQLSAHPWEALSSDLKVGDNVKGKVVVLADYGAFVEVAEGVEGLIHVSEMSWSTHLRSAQDFVKVGDEVEAQILTLDREERKMSLGMKQLHPDPWTDITTKYPVGSKHEGTVRNYTNFGVFVELEEGIDGLVYISDLSWTKKIKHPSDFVTVGDKLEVQVLELDVENRKLNLGHKQTQDNPWDAHEATYAIGSTHEGTIKEKNDKGATVAFADGVEAFAPTRFLEKEDGGKLAKGDTVQFVVTEFSKEYRRIVVSHTSIFKEEEKRNVQAAAKKAQEVEKTTLGDIGGLAELKRKMEGK, encoded by the coding sequence ATGTCTGAAGAAACAAAAAACACAGCAGAAGCTGTAAATCCAGCAGAATTTTTAGCAACATTTAATTGGCACAAATACGAAGAAGGTATTGATGAAGTTGATGAAGCTAAATTAAAAGAATTCGAAAAAGCGTTAGAAGGAACTGTAGGTTTCGTAAACGAGCGTGATGTTATCGAAGGTTTAGTAACAAGAATTACTGATAGAGATGCGATTATTGATATCAACTCTAAGTCAGAAGGAGTTATTTCTTTAAACGAATTCCGTTACAATCCTAACTTAGCTGTTGGAGATACTGTAGAGGTATTAGTTGACAAAAGAGAAGATAGCACTGGTCAATTAGTATTATCTCACAAAAAAGCACGTGTAATCAAAGCTTGGGATCGTGTGAACAACGCTCACGAAACTGGAGAAATCGTTAATGGTTTTGTTAAGTGTAGAACTCGTGGAGGTATGATCGTTGATGTATTTGGTATTGAAGCATTCTTACCAGGTTCTCAAATTGATGTGAAGCCTATCCGTGATTACGATCAATACGTAGAGAAGACTATGGAATTCAAGGTTGTTAAGATTAACCACGAATTTAAGAACGTAGTAGTATCTCATAAAGCATTAATCGAAGCTGATTTAGAAGATCAAAAACGTGAAATTATCGGTCAATTAGAAAAAGGACAAGTATTAGAAGGAGTTGTTAAGAATGTAACTTCTTATGGTGTATTTGTTGACTTAGGAGGTGTTGACGGATTAATTCACATTACTGATTTATCTTGGTCTCGTATCAACCACCCGAACGAAGTTGTTGAATTAGATCAAAAATTAAACGTTGTAATCTTAGACTTTGATGATAACAAATCAAGAATCCAATTAGGATTAAAGCAATTATCTGCTCACCCATGGGAAGCGTTAAGCTCAGACTTAAAAGTAGGAGATAACGTAAAAGGTAAAGTAGTTGTTTTAGCTGATTACGGTGCATTTGTAGAAGTTGCTGAAGGTGTTGAAGGATTAATCCACGTATCTGAAATGTCTTGGTCTACTCACTTACGTTCTGCTCAAGATTTCGTAAAAGTAGGAGACGAAGTAGAAGCTCAAATCTTAACATTAGATCGCGAAGAGCGAAAGATGTCTTTAGGTATGAAGCAATTACATCCAGATCCATGGACTGATATTACTACTAAATACCCAGTAGGTTCTAAGCACGAAGGTACTGTACGTAACTACACTAACTTTGGTGTATTCGTAGAGTTAGAAGAAGGTATCGACGGATTAGTTTATATTTCTGATTTATCTTGGACTAAGAAAATTAAGCACCCATCAGATTTCGTAACTGTAGGTGATAAGTTAGAAGTTCAAGTATTAGAATTAGATGTTGAAAACCGTAAGTTAAACTTAGGTCACAAGCAAACTCAAGATAACCCTTGGGATGCTCATGAAGCTACATATGCTATCGGATCAACTCACGAAGGTACTATTAAAGAAAAGAACGATAAAGGAGCAACTGTTGCTTTTGCTGATGGAGTAGAAGCTTTTGCACCAACTCGTTTCTTAGAAAAAGAAGACGGAGGTAAATTAGCTAAAGGAGATACTGTACAATTCGTTGTAACAGAGTTTAGCAAAGAATACCGTAGAATCGTTGTTTCTCATACTTCTATCTTTAAAGAAGAAGAAAAGAGAAATGTACAAGCTGCTGCTAAGAAAGCTCAAGAAGTAGAGAAAACTACTTTAGGAGATATCGGTGGATTAGCTGAATTAAAAAGAAAAATGGAAGGAAAATAA
- a CDS encoding M43 family zinc metalloprotease has product MKKITKLAALFFSLITHVTISQTNLNNLVTGQKIDLSEVESYLEEHNVVPLQCIRNSQNDLSIDSYNARDSSFRNTDNIVVNIYFHVLEEGENKTEHKVSEEHILDAVAILNNAFNQHRIYFKLQGFNYLYNDNFLKVYLGGTSTFQHLITYSKEKKVFEENSLNVFIVKELATHPSDEQKISGAATRVGITTIMDDDYLLTSSLVHEIGHNFSLQHTHYKWNSSICETVQRNDGVEDTPASVPFTADEVSSDCSTYSGKSGNSKCGMGLTKVPANNFMSSATLPCRSLENAYFTEGQVQRMRLLLGTSKVLKSTLNTIESLYYPYKGSYEPDFLGVSISNKASEVVFQKGFDYQFVPCSNSQVNNRQSFYSKYETPNKHPFYTAVKIMQLSTSEKKNCNIPTKGDYTKGVIAKFRNSFSEGYMIKTLNSEEINEEGVIKHLSKGLNIIKLQNSNGKITRKKVYKGLGI; this is encoded by the coding sequence ATGAAAAAAATAACAAAGCTCGCAGCCTTGTTTTTTTCCCTTATCACACATGTTACAATTTCACAAACCAATCTTAACAACCTAGTTACTGGTCAAAAAATTGACTTAAGTGAAGTTGAGAGTTATCTTGAGGAACATAATGTAGTTCCTTTACAATGCATTAGGAATTCGCAAAATGATTTAAGCATTGATAGTTATAATGCTCGAGACTCTTCCTTTAGGAATACTGATAATATAGTAGTAAATATATATTTTCATGTTCTTGAAGAAGGAGAGAATAAAACCGAACATAAAGTAAGTGAAGAACATATTTTAGATGCTGTTGCTATTCTAAATAACGCATTTAATCAGCACAGAATCTATTTTAAACTTCAGGGATTTAACTATCTCTACAATGATAATTTTTTAAAAGTGTATTTGGGTGGAACAAGTACGTTTCAACATTTAATAACATATTCTAAAGAGAAAAAAGTTTTTGAAGAAAATAGTTTAAATGTTTTTATAGTAAAAGAACTAGCTACGCATCCAAGTGATGAGCAAAAGATATCTGGTGCTGCTACTAGGGTAGGTATAACAACTATTATGGATGATGATTACTTGCTAACTTCTAGTTTAGTTCATGAAATTGGTCACAATTTTTCGTTACAGCATACACATTACAAATGGAATTCCAGTATATGTGAAACAGTTCAAAGAAACGATGGAGTTGAAGATACTCCAGCTTCTGTACCTTTTACAGCAGATGAAGTATCCTCTGACTGTAGCACATATAGTGGTAAGAGTGGAAATAGTAAATGTGGAATGGGATTAACAAAAGTTCCAGCAAATAATTTCATGAGTTCAGCTACATTACCCTGTAGATCATTAGAGAATGCATATTTTACTGAAGGACAAGTACAACGAATGAGACTCCTATTAGGTACAAGTAAGGTGTTAAAAAGCACTTTAAATACGATAGAAAGCCTGTATTACCCCTATAAAGGAAGCTATGAACCCGACTTTTTGGGAGTCTCTATATCGAACAAAGCCAGTGAAGTAGTTTTTCAAAAAGGTTTTGATTATCAATTCGTTCCATGTAGTAATTCACAAGTAAACAATAGACAAAGCTTTTACTCTAAATATGAAACACCCAACAAGCATCCATTTTATACTGCGGTTAAAATTATGCAACTCTCGACTTCAGAAAAAAAGAATTGTAACATCCCCACAAAGGGAGATTACACAAAAGGTGTGATAGCAAAATTTAGAAATAGTTTTTCTGAAGGATATATGATCAAAACCCTTAATTCAGAAGAAATTAATGAAGAAGGTGTGATTAAACATTTATCTAAGGGATTAAATATTATTAAACTTCAAAACTCAAATGGGAAAATAACAAGGAAAAAAGTATATAAAGGTTTAGGAATTTAA
- a CDS encoding type II CAAX prenyl endopeptidase Rce1 family protein: MVTCNYCNQVYQSNVNFCSNCGKKIEINHKKRVSLDVIIAFYVSILVYIGVSYYILDAYPDNFSAEIITESLFAFLVLGFSASNFKDLVKLYKLPKINIWMIVFVLLTFANAFVVNYFVSLVNGVVDPENLSESYYEYYIFLDHPLIWSIFFIAILPPIFEELAFRGFLFNALNKLTSVKTTIIATSFLFALIHLSVVSILWIFPFGIFLGYLRWKYNSLWIPMLIHFIHNFTVLMIDYYSYTPI; encoded by the coding sequence GTGGTAACATGTAATTATTGCAACCAAGTTTATCAATCTAATGTTAATTTTTGCTCTAATTGTGGTAAAAAAATTGAAATTAATCATAAAAAGAGAGTATCGTTAGATGTCATCATTGCTTTTTATGTTTCTATCCTCGTATATATAGGTGTTTCATACTATATTCTTGATGCTTATCCAGACAATTTTAGTGCTGAGATTATAACTGAAAGTTTATTTGCTTTTTTGGTACTTGGATTTAGTGCTTCTAATTTTAAAGATTTAGTAAAATTATACAAACTTCCAAAAATTAATATTTGGATGATTGTATTTGTACTCCTCACCTTTGCAAATGCTTTTGTGGTTAACTATTTTGTCTCCTTAGTTAATGGAGTCGTTGATCCAGAAAATTTATCAGAAAGCTATTATGAGTATTATATTTTTCTTGATCACCCATTAATATGGTCTATTTTTTTTATAGCCATTTTACCTCCTATTTTTGAAGAGCTCGCCTTTAGAGGATTTTTGTTTAATGCTTTAAACAAACTTACTTCAGTAAAAACTACGATTATAGCAACTTCATTTTTATTCGCTTTAATTCATTTATCAGTAGTATCCATTTTATGGATATTTCCTTTTGGTATATTCTTAGGGTATTTAAGATGGAAATATAATTCATTATGGATTCCTATGTTGATTCATTTTATCCATAATTTTACAGTACTAATGATTGATTATTATTCGTATACACCTATTTAA